Proteins found in one Mucilaginibacter inviolabilis genomic segment:
- a CDS encoding TIR domain-containing protein codes for MGRNIFVSYKYADNKVQRLSDLPWNEFPKVRNYVDKLQGVLADWDHINLGEKDGESLANFADSTIETSLKEKIFRSSVTVVMISKGMKEIYLDEKDQWIPWEVSYSLREITRSDRTCRMNALLGIVLPDETGSYNWYYIENANCNCTTHGTGQLFEILRSNMFNMKSPNLSSCDGLTIHHGEFSFIKTIRWSEFLTNPDGYLDIALNIKDNKNLYNIKVNLS; via the coding sequence ATGGGTAGAAACATTTTTGTTTCCTATAAATATGCTGACAACAAGGTCCAGCGCTTGTCAGATTTACCCTGGAATGAATTTCCAAAAGTCAGAAATTATGTAGATAAACTCCAAGGTGTTTTGGCTGATTGGGATCACATAAATTTAGGTGAAAAGGACGGTGAAAGTTTAGCGAATTTTGCTGACTCAACGATTGAGACATCTTTAAAGGAAAAAATTTTCCGGAGTAGCGTAACCGTAGTCATGATTTCAAAAGGCATGAAAGAAATCTATCTCGATGAGAAAGATCAATGGATACCTTGGGAGGTTTCTTATTCGCTTCGCGAAATTACAAGAAGTGACAGGACTTGCCGCATGAATGCATTATTAGGCATTGTTTTGCCAGATGAAACCGGGAGTTATAATTGGTATTATATAGAAAATGCTAACTGCAACTGTACCACACATGGGACGGGACAATTATTTGAAATTTTGAGGTCAAATATGTTTAATATGAAGAGTCCAAATTTATCATCCTGTGACGGGTTAACTATTCATCATGGCGAATTCTCATTCATAAAAACCATAAGATGGTCGGAATTTTTGACAAATCCCGATGGTTATTTAGATATAGCACTAAACATCAAGGACAATAAAAACTTATATAATATTAAAGTGAATCTTAGCTAG
- a CDS encoding ATP-binding protein has product MSKYSWISHELYANEGGKFQRVCNYYLKKMFRGVQFTPGSEEDTDKTRPGRPDSYIVLDEGGYILTEITTHDNLDKGKYNAKLRKDLEGCLEFDKWDIEPTQVKYIVLCTNKEVDFEVYESLRKLVKSFEIPLTILGVNELTNYLYDKGRMFARDIFGIPFETGQILDKAEFLNEYSGKGFVTPLDNNLYGREPELFFLKSTFEQSEITVITGSPGVGKSKLAIQAMAEFVKDHPKFEDCYIWSKPESIMEEIVIFFESGKSYIILIDDANRQLENLLPILVKTLASDFIIKLVLTVRDYAKEDVEKHLINREFKGVRISRLSDDTIDKIIYNAPFGVLTYQLRARVIEIAKGNPRLAIMAADAVKKVPDIALLNDVSSIYESYFNSVVKDKSFLAESSTIKVLGILSFFQTLDIQEKEDQDKLKSFGISISEFSEIVHVAEAMELVEINYKSVAKIGDQVLGTYLFHLAFVKKGYLSQDTLFFEYFNRYVYRIRDTYLPAINAFGEEQIMGKARQPLLNYLLRVQSNYKDTVHFLEVFGIYLPMQCFSFIRKLTDAAEQSIDEFDFTDAYRKTNPHDFDPVLRLLEPFYERSLKEFSIALGLAIQHVQKRKSLLDLLVKQIRTPLFANGDDLANGLQKQNIAYNFFKTHLNDSYIYKILFYYGFQHALLNTTFSHDLYEVKDGDYVFKEEFIILRNQFWLDIKENYEIDKDICYDLLIEYLEQRGDLNYVYLILDQVHIAEIVKSHFVPSKYEDCYFVQEYINLLTDKRIEIKQEVKVLQKKYHNKIYSLHGSLALVRNRVRKQFLDYEIKDIWQAKLDFVKKTVVVSSFEDFLKIYEFVEIIRDFKFYHKNPINFGLPVLFENIFLDNIELGFQTLAFYLEKGNIIEFTSTRLCNIIFRQLNGNYKKLYDLISWPNYKLKQIWLENYFEWLPEDGINVDSIALMLTCFRHASNHYNVHPPYFEKYEKFKPGTYKDVVETLVLKHECENQFIYKIPFDFFKEYPYIRDKYFELSKKIYFQQDVINHSFDTKSNDLFFLMEKDVNFFNEYIDYRVGIYKAHYSAPDIILTKIWDLAEGKQLVYDTFVKLNHLDFFSHGIDQFIALFFIQLDEKYYQDAEIVFKQLITFYPNDPKMLSVVWDILRNYMKNLYVPLIKFWLSLNKDVTFIDQCDWNNNSFSYTNGRQIWADYRIKELDFLSEAIDEMPNQHEYLDHQIWLEERIQAERKNAEYERKRIYRGFD; this is encoded by the coding sequence ATGAGTAAATATTCTTGGATTTCACATGAACTTTATGCCAATGAAGGTGGAAAGTTTCAGAGGGTCTGTAATTATTATCTTAAAAAAATGTTTCGAGGAGTTCAGTTTACTCCGGGGTCAGAAGAAGATACTGACAAAACAAGGCCAGGGCGCCCCGATTCTTATATTGTGCTTGATGAAGGTGGCTATATTTTAACTGAAATTACAACTCATGACAATTTAGATAAGGGAAAGTATAACGCCAAACTAAGAAAAGACCTAGAAGGGTGTCTTGAGTTCGATAAATGGGATATCGAACCAACACAGGTAAAATATATCGTGCTCTGTACCAACAAAGAAGTGGATTTTGAAGTATATGAATCGCTGAGAAAACTAGTTAAATCCTTTGAAATTCCTCTTACAATTTTAGGAGTTAATGAACTGACCAACTATTTGTATGATAAAGGGCGAATGTTTGCACGAGATATTTTCGGTATTCCTTTTGAAACAGGTCAGATTCTTGACAAAGCAGAATTTCTCAATGAATATAGCGGCAAAGGTTTCGTAACGCCACTTGATAATAATTTGTATGGAAGAGAACCCGAATTATTTTTTTTAAAATCTACATTCGAACAATCTGAGATCACAGTTATTACTGGTTCACCAGGAGTAGGTAAATCTAAACTTGCGATCCAAGCTATGGCTGAATTTGTAAAAGATCATCCTAAATTTGAAGATTGTTACATCTGGTCGAAGCCGGAATCCATTATGGAAGAGATTGTGATTTTCTTTGAATCCGGTAAATCCTATATCATACTTATTGATGATGCCAACAGACAATTGGAAAATCTGCTTCCAATTTTAGTTAAAACGCTTGCAAGTGATTTTATTATCAAATTAGTCCTTACAGTCAGGGATTATGCAAAAGAAGATGTAGAGAAACACTTAATAAATCGTGAATTTAAAGGAGTACGAATTAGTAGACTTTCAGATGATACAATTGATAAAATCATCTATAATGCCCCTTTTGGTGTTCTCACGTATCAATTAAGGGCACGGGTCATCGAAATTGCAAAGGGCAATCCGAGATTAGCCATCATGGCCGCGGACGCGGTGAAGAAAGTCCCCGACATTGCATTATTAAACGACGTTTCCTCCATTTACGAATCCTATTTTAATTCAGTTGTAAAAGATAAAAGTTTCCTTGCTGAGTCGTCCACAATAAAGGTCCTCGGCATATTGTCGTTTTTTCAAACACTCGATATACAGGAAAAGGAAGACCAAGATAAACTTAAAAGTTTTGGCATTAGCATAAGTGAATTTAGTGAAATTGTTCATGTTGCTGAGGCGATGGAGCTTGTCGAAATAAACTATAAATCAGTTGCAAAGATTGGTGACCAGGTATTGGGTACATATTTATTCCACTTGGCATTTGTCAAAAAAGGCTATTTAAGTCAGGATACTCTATTTTTTGAATATTTTAATAGATATGTTTATCGTATTCGCGACACTTATCTTCCGGCGATAAACGCGTTTGGAGAAGAACAGATAATGGGAAAAGCTCGCCAGCCTTTGTTGAACTACCTTCTTCGGGTACAGTCAAATTATAAAGATACGGTTCATTTTTTAGAGGTTTTCGGAATCTATCTGCCAATGCAGTGTTTTTCATTTATTCGAAAATTAACCGACGCAGCTGAACAGTCCATTGATGAATTTGACTTTACCGACGCTTATCGAAAAACAAATCCACACGACTTCGACCCGGTCCTTAGGCTTTTAGAGCCATTTTATGAAAGAAGTCTAAAAGAGTTTTCAATTGCCCTTGGGCTGGCCATACAGCATGTGCAAAAGCGAAAGTCGCTACTCGACTTACTTGTTAAGCAAATCAGGACTCCACTTTTTGCAAACGGAGATGATCTCGCAAACGGACTTCAGAAACAAAACATTGCTTATAATTTTTTTAAAACGCATCTGAACGATAGTTATATATATAAAATACTTTTCTATTACGGTTTTCAACACGCCCTTTTGAACACAACCTTTAGCCATGATCTTTACGAGGTGAAAGATGGAGACTATGTTTTCAAGGAAGAGTTCATAATACTAAGAAATCAATTCTGGTTAGATATCAAAGAGAACTATGAAATTGACAAGGATATTTGCTATGACCTTTTAATAGAATATTTAGAACAAAGGGGAGATTTAAATTATGTTTATCTCATATTGGATCAAGTTCATATTGCGGAAATTGTTAAATCTCATTTTGTTCCTTCTAAATATGAAGATTGTTATTTTGTGCAAGAATATATCAATCTGCTTACCGATAAGAGAATAGAAATCAAACAGGAGGTGAAAGTGCTCCAAAAAAAATATCACAATAAAATCTATTCGCTGCACGGGTCTTTAGCATTAGTTCGTAATAGGGTGCGAAAACAGTTCCTCGATTACGAAATAAAAGATATCTGGCAGGCAAAACTGGATTTTGTTAAAAAAACTGTAGTGGTAAGTAGCTTTGAAGATTTCTTGAAGATTTATGAATTTGTCGAGATAATCCGAGATTTTAAATTCTACCATAAAAACCCAATTAATTTCGGGCTGCCTGTGTTATTTGAGAACATATTTTTGGATAATATTGAGCTCGGCTTTCAAACGTTGGCTTTTTATTTGGAGAAAGGCAATATTATAGAATTTACATCAACAAGGTTGTGTAATATTATTTTCCGCCAACTAAATGGAAATTATAAAAAACTATATGATTTAATTAGCTGGCCAAATTACAAACTTAAGCAAATATGGCTTGAAAATTACTTTGAATGGCTTCCAGAAGACGGTATTAATGTAGATTCTATTGCATTAATGCTGACTTGTTTCCGACATGCAAGCAATCACTACAATGTTCACCCGCCCTATTTTGAAAAATATGAAAAGTTCAAACCTGGCACTTATAAGGACGTAGTTGAGACCCTCGTTTTAAAACATGAGTGCGAAAACCAGTTTATCTACAAGATTCCATTCGATTTTTTTAAGGAATATCCATATATCAGAGACAAATATTTTGAACTGTCTAAAAAGATATATTTTCAGCAAGATGTCATAAATCATTCATTTGATACTAAATCAAATGACCTGTTTTTCCTAATGGAAAAAGATGTTAACTTTTTCAACGAATACATTGATTATAGGGTCGGCATTTACAAAGCACATTACTCAGCACCTGATATTATTTTGACGAAAATTTGGGATTTGGCAGAAGGAAAGCAACTTGTTTATGACACTTTTGTTAAGTTAAATCATCTTGATTTTTTCAGTCATGGAATAGATCAGTTTATTGCTTTATTTTTCATACAGTTAGACGAAAAATACTACCAGGATGCGGAAATTGTTTTTAAACAATTAATTACTTTCTATCCGAATGACCCCAAAATGCTAAGCGTTGTTTGGGACATACTTCGAAATTACATGAAGAACTTATATGTGCCCTTGATCAAATTTTGGCTGAGCTTAAATAAAGATGTTACTTTCATTGACCAATGCGATTGGAATAACAATTCCTTCTCATATACAAACGGCCGGCAGATATGGGCTGATTACCGGATTAAAGAACTTGACTTCTTAAGTGAGGCAATAGACGAGATGCCTAATCAACACGAGTACCTAGATCATCAAATTTGGTTGGAGGAAAGAATACAGGCAGAACGTAAAAATGCTGAATATGAAAGGAAAAGAATTTACCGAGGATTTGATTGA
- a CDS encoding AlbA family DNA-binding domain-containing protein, producing the protein MRDINELIQYHQESEFLDFKLEEYKDAKRMDLVKDVLAMANAAYSGDRYIIIGIKKNKDEIIFKAVDNPIDSASIQQLIHSNITPEISVTYEPFLFENKSLMVLTIKATADQPYSILKDTPLNEKTVLKKNTMLIRKGSYQVLMGRTDMEQIFAKKFKVKNLDDQIELGFKEGGHILKMLCIRNIFTPSDDNKKQIEDQIHWKEELLQQDPKKYVERFGQQTGLQNSYQEMNLPTLNSRLQSVKQNYQEEDQYYLNEERAFKLNFYILNHAEIHLDRAMIELYIPKIEGFKVMPRIQPRVINYIVVIPVEEGYPKVTTEAEGYRVSSDIGDVRHQLKHLAFKAPLRVFPDEKLAGSHCIIKVKLHGANLSVPREFDMRIDFI; encoded by the coding sequence ATGAGAGACATAAATGAATTAATACAATATCACCAGGAAAGTGAATTTTTAGATTTTAAACTGGAAGAATACAAGGATGCAAAAAGAATGGATTTGGTCAAAGATGTATTGGCAATGGCCAATGCAGCTTATTCAGGTGATCGCTACATCATCATTGGCATTAAAAAGAACAAAGATGAAATAATTTTTAAAGCAGTGGATAACCCAATTGATTCTGCAAGTATTCAACAATTAATCCATAGTAATATAACTCCAGAAATATCGGTCACTTACGAACCTTTCCTTTTTGAAAATAAAAGCCTGATGGTTTTGACAATTAAAGCCACCGCTGACCAGCCTTACTCCATACTTAAAGACACTCCGCTTAATGAAAAAACGGTACTTAAAAAGAACACGATGCTCATTAGGAAAGGAAGCTATCAGGTGTTGATGGGAAGAACAGATATGGAACAGATCTTTGCCAAAAAATTCAAGGTTAAAAATCTTGATGACCAGATTGAACTAGGATTCAAAGAAGGGGGACACATCTTGAAAATGCTTTGTATTAGAAATATTTTCACGCCGTCAGACGATAATAAAAAACAGATAGAAGACCAGATTCATTGGAAAGAAGAGTTGTTACAACAGGATCCAAAGAAATATGTGGAACGATTTGGGCAACAAACGGGTCTTCAAAATTCTTATCAGGAAATGAATTTGCCGACACTTAACTCAAGATTACAATCAGTTAAGCAAAACTACCAGGAAGAAGACCAATACTATCTCAATGAAGAGCGCGCCTTTAAGTTAAATTTTTATATCTTGAATCACGCGGAAATTCATCTGGATAGGGCAATGATTGAATTATACATTCCAAAAATTGAGGGATTTAAAGTAATGCCCCGGATTCAGCCCCGGGTTATAAACTATATCGTAGTAATACCTGTTGAAGAAGGTTATCCGAAAGTAACTACTGAAGCGGAAGGCTACAGGGTATCAAGCGATATTGGTGATGTCCGCCATCAGTTAAAGCATTTGGCTTTTAAAGCCCCTTTAAGGGTTTTTCCGGATGAAAAATTAGCCGGCTCTCATTGCATCATCAAAGTGAAATTGCATGGCGCCAATCTATCGGTACCACGGGAATTTGATATGAGGATCGATTTTATTTGA
- a CDS encoding phospholipase D-like domain-containing protein produces the protein MDIIKETISLGEFGELYFTKDHSSFKEITNRLPESLFVKISTYNISGNNEELLTLLKSLSPNTQIVIVTNIPGRWDDYWKPKYREGARKIIQTYLLKLDPENFQNKIKVYFNFHNHSKIIVTDNLGYIGSANFSKESANSFEAGIIIRSKAIITDVIDRFFDPLITRSTRYFGGKLQRLAIELENNLVTLTAFEKEIVKINSHAIWLIQQGDHPIPAIQANADNLEELEILTLDFDDVFTDIERYLHSIESTTEIRIIGNSIRGLVERESILRERSKFNMDWQITKNKDQNWINDTGENGFELEQVAQENALEQYEQLNNEAGEKIIDLNNQIGLYQISIQNLILMLNELDDAERSIDNTDS, from the coding sequence GTGGACATCATCAAAGAAACAATTTCGCTTGGGGAATTTGGAGAGTTGTACTTTACAAAGGACCATTCTTCTTTCAAAGAAATTACAAATCGACTTCCCGAAAGTTTATTTGTAAAAATAAGCACCTACAATATTTCTGGCAATAACGAAGAACTGCTGACATTATTAAAATCTTTATCACCGAACACTCAAATAGTAATCGTTACAAACATACCTGGTCGATGGGATGATTATTGGAAACCTAAGTATCGGGAAGGTGCAAGAAAAATCATACAGACCTATCTCCTGAAATTGGATCCTGAAAACTTCCAAAACAAAATTAAGGTTTACTTTAATTTTCACAATCACTCTAAGATAATCGTTACTGACAATCTCGGCTATATTGGTTCAGCCAACTTTAGTAAAGAAAGCGCAAATAGCTTTGAAGCGGGCATTATTATCCGCTCAAAAGCGATTATTACTGATGTTATTGATCGTTTTTTTGACCCTTTAATCACACGGTCGACTCGATATTTCGGAGGAAAACTGCAGCGTTTAGCTATCGAGTTAGAGAATAATTTAGTTACACTAACAGCTTTTGAAAAAGAAATTGTCAAAATTAATAGCCATGCAATTTGGCTTATTCAGCAAGGAGATCACCCAATTCCGGCAATCCAAGCGAATGCTGATAACCTGGAAGAGCTGGAAATATTAACACTGGATTTTGACGATGTATTTACCGATATAGAAAGGTATCTCCATTCAATTGAATCAACGACCGAGATTCGGATAATTGGCAATTCTATTCGCGGCCTTGTTGAACGTGAATCGATATTGCGAGAAAGAAGCAAATTCAATATGGATTGGCAGATAACTAAAAATAAAGATCAGAATTGGATCAACGATACAGGCGAAAACGGTTTCGAGCTTGAACAAGTCGCCCAAGAAAATGCATTAGAACAATACGAGCAGTTAAATAATGAGGCAGGAGAAAAAATTATTGATCTCAACAATCAAATTGGACTTTATCAAATAAGTATTCAGAATCTCATTTTAATGCTTAATGAATTAGATGATGCCGAACGAAGTATTGATAATACTGATAGTTAG